The following proteins come from a genomic window of Stegostoma tigrinum isolate sSteTig4 chromosome 30, sSteTig4.hap1, whole genome shotgun sequence:
- the LOC132206084 gene encoding zona pellucida sperm-binding protein 4-like — MGHCLLCWLGLWAALPLLASAVRDPEPAWRLPCGPPAISSTDCIKRGCFFESPSLSGQPCFYNLRESPVCTADGQFIVAISRNLTRPALNLSSLYVKDGQEAECRPKLITEELVAFRFPITSCGLTQRCKYKGEHEAGLQINVSVYTLAPPAASEDGILRLELRIAKDGNYRLWYKDSDYPIERILRESVFVEVRVKDRTDPMIVLRLRDCWATPVPAPDHEVQWSLLVDGCPYEGDDYLTALHPVDASSGLQFPAHHKQFEVKTFVFLDGVSEQPLSGQENSQSKQLNENGAAGSPVVIGVAIGFLVLLLVVMAAVYRMKKPALDAQCHKIEL, encoded by the exons ATGGGACATTGTTTGTTGTGttggctgggcctgtgggccgctctgcccctcctggcctctgctgtgcgtgacccggagccggcctggaggctgccgtgtggcccgcccgctatcagcagcactgactgtatcaagcggggctgcttctttgagtcaccgagcctcagtgggcagccgtgtttctacaacctgagagAGAGCCCGG tgtgtacagcagatggCCAGTTCATTGTAGCAATCAGCAGGAACCTGACCCGTCCTGCcctcaacctgtcatctctgtaCGTGAAAGATGGGCAAGAAGCTGAGTGCAGGCCTAAGCTCATCACAGAGGAACTTGTAGCCTTCCGCTTCCCAATTACCTCTTGTGGCTTGACCCAGCGG TGCAAGTACAAGggggagcatgaggctggcttacaaatcaatgtctcagtttaCACACTCGCTccaccagctgcttctgaagatgggatcctgaggctggaactgcgaATAGCAAAAG ATGGCAACTACAGGCTGTGGTACAAGGACAGTGACTACCCCATTGAGAGGATCCTTCGGGAgtcggtgtttgttgaggttcgtgtgaaggatcgcactgacccaatgattgtgctgagattgcgtgactgctgggcaacccctgtgccagcccctgaCCATGAGGTGCAGTGGAGTCTCCTGGTGGATGG GTGCCCCTATGAGGGCGATGACTACCTGACTGCCCTCCACCCAGTAGATGCCtcttctggcctgcagttcccagcccatcacaagcagtttgaagtgaagacctttgttttcttggatggagtgtctgagcagCCCCTCTCTGGACAG GAGAACAGCCAGTCTAAGCAGCTGAATGAGAATG GTGCTGCTGGATCTCCTGTTGTGATTGGAGTAGCCATTGGGTTTCTGGTGTTGCTGTTGGTGGTG